The Nitrososphaerota archaeon genomic interval GAGATGCGCAGCATAATCTTCGAGAACGCGCTAAACTACCTCGGCTCAAAATATAACAAATAGAAGCGGTTGCTAGCCAAATCGAGCTTCCCCTAGAAGATGGCTGTAATCTTGTTCAAGCCCACACGGAAATTTATCTGCAGTAAATATTAAAATAATCGTTCTTTGCAAATAATACTTGATCATATATGTGTCTAAAAGTTAAAAGCGTAGCCCCAGACTTCGTCGCAGACGCGTACGAAAGAGGTGCTGACAAGCCGAAGAAGATCCGCCTATCTGACTTCAAAGGGAAGTGGGTCGTCCTCTTCTTTTACCCCAGAGACTTTACCTTCGTATGCCCGACCGAGATAGAGCGCTTCGCAGAGCTTGAACCTGAATTCAGAAAGGAGGACGCAGTTGTAATCGGTGCGAGCACAGACAGCTTCTACTCGCATAAAGCGTGGTATGAGACGGATGAGCGGATAAAGAAAGCCAACTTTCCAATAATCGCTGACACCACTTTAGCCATAAGCAGAGCCTATGGTGTGATTAACGAGGAGGACGGCAGCGCCTTCAGAGCAACCTTCATAATCGATCCAAACGGCGTAGTTCGGCACGTGACCGTAAACGACATGGATGTGGGGAGAAGCGTAGACGAGACCCTCAGAACGCTCCGCGCACTAAAAACTGGAGAACTCTGCCCAGCAGAGTGGCGCCCTGGGATGAAGACGTTAGGTAGGGTTTAGAAACCCTCCCACCTCTTCTTTTTGGTAATGCTTTATATCCCCCTTTGATTCTATGGGCTTCTGCGAGTGCTTTGCAGTCTCTCATGTGGGTCGAGAAGTATAGGCCTATGAGGCTTGAGGAGATCGTTGACCAGCAGCACGTGGTTTCTGGGTTAAAGGAGCTCCTTAAGAACCCCGCTGAAATGCCTCATCTACTCTTTGCTGGTCCACCGGGAACTGGTAAGACTACTGCTGCGCTTTGTGTGGCTAGGGCTGTTCTGAAGGATTATTGGCGTGACTACACGCTTGAGCTCAACGCTTCGGATGAGAGGGGTATTCAGACGGTTAGGGAGAGGATCAAGACCTTTGCAAGCTATAGTGTGGGTGCTGCTGATGTGCCCTATAGGATAATTATATTAGATGAGGCTGATGAGATGACTAATGATGCCCAGACCGCTCTGAGGCGAATAATGGAGGAGAGCTCAAGAATCTGCAGATTTATACTCATCTGCAACTACAGCTCAGGCATAATCGAGCCTATACAGAGCAGAACAGCTGTATTCAGGTTTCAGAGGCTTGAGGAGAAGGATGTGGTTAACCACTTAGCCTACATCTGTAGGTCAGAGGGTGTAAAGAAGGTTCAGCCTGAGGCTCTGTCCCTAATATATAAGGTTAGTGAAGGCGACCTAAGGCACGCTATAAACATCCTCCAGACTGCAGCAGCCATGGGTGAGGTTAGCGTAGAGAATGTCAAGCGTGTAGCGGGTATATCGAGCAAAGCGATGGTTGGTGAAGCAGTTAGGCTCGCCCTGAGTGGAGAGTTTAATGCAGCTAGGGAGAAGATGCTCGAACTCACCAAAGTCTATGGCATGTCTGAGCAAGACTTCCTCAAATACGCGTTTGAGGAGATATCTGCTCTTAACCCACCTAACCTAGATAGGATCGCCGAATCTATAGCTAAGTATGATTACCGGCTTGTGGTAGGTGCGAACCCGGACATTCAACTGACCGCGCTGCTCGCTGAGCTCGTTCAACTCGGCAAAGAGATTAGCCAACCGAGCAAGAGGGGAAAATAGTATATTAAAGGAAGTAGAGTAGCCCTCATAGAGGATGAGGTTCAGCTTACCCCGAGGTTTCAGAGATATACCGCCAGAAGACTACGCGCTTATGGAGGAGATTAGAGGCACCTTTATAGAGACTTGTAGGCTCTTCGGTTTTAACTTGATGGAACCTTCTCCTCTTGAGTCGCTGGAGACGCTTGAGGCTAAGAGCGGTCCATCTATAAGAGAGGAAATCTTTGCTTTTAGGGACAAGAGTGGTAGGGAGGTTGGGTTAAGATTCGACCTTACAGTCGGGCTTACAAGGTGGGTTGTATCTAACCGCAGCCTCCAGCTACCGGTTAAGATTGGTTCCTTCGCTGGGCTGTGGAGGTATGATGAGCCCCAGTATGGGAGGTATAGGTGGTTCTATCAGTGGGATGCTGAGGTCTTCGGACCCACAGGTGTGGATGCGGATGCTGAGGTTATCGACTTCACCTACACCCTCTTCACGAAACTTGGACTTGGCGATGTGTCTGTGCATATTGGGGATAGGAGGGTTGTAAGCGAATACATCAAGAAGATGATAGGCGTTGAGGACGAACCTATAGTTGCAGAGATGCTTCGAGCTCTGGACAAGATCAAAAAGAAGTCGAAGCAAGAGATTTTGGAGGAGTACGCATCTAAGATCGACTCATCGAATCTAAGCAAACTCCTAGAGTTTGGAGAGATAAGTGGTGTAGCTGAAGATGTTTTGAGTAGGATAGGGGAGTATGGACTTGCATCAGCCAGCACACTAGCCGAGCTAATAGATCTGCTGAAGCAGAGGGAGGTTAAGAACGTCGTCGTCGACCTCTCGATAGTAAGAGGGCTTGACTACTATAGCGGGGTAGTTTTCGAGGTCTTCACTCAAAGCGACCTAGCACTAGGTGCGTTAGCTGGAGGTGGGAGATACGACATACTGACCGCAATCTTTGGGAGACCAGATATTGGTGCGACCGGGGTGGCTGGTGGTGTTGATCGAACGATAATCGCTCTAAAGAAACGTGCACCGAAGTCGATGTCTGCGCAATCCATCTATGTTGCTTATGTGAGTAAAGAGGTAAGCGGCGCAGCCCAGAAGATAGCAGCGACGCTGAGAAGAGAAGGGTTAGCCGCTGAGGTAGATCTAGGTGATAGGAGCCTGAAGAAGCAGCTCGAAGCTGCCGCTAAACGCAACACGCCATACGTAATAATCGTAGGACCTAAGGAGCTTGCAGCCAACAAAGTGGTTTTGAGGGATATGAGAGAGGGTAGGGAGGAAGTGAAACCTATTGCAGAAGCCATAAACTACTTGAAACAGGCTCTGAAAACTTAGTGTCTTGCTACGGGGTAGGTTCTAGTTTAGCGGTAAAGTTAATGTTTAGGTACGTGTGGTATGTGGTGCGGTTGGTATGGCTGAGTACACGAAGGTTAGGGTGAATAGGATTTCATCTATAACAGATCCAGAGACTGGTCAGCCGGGGAAGCAGATCGAGCTCGTTGAGGTTAGGCCTAGGGCCCAGTTTGGGATATATGGGAAGGAGGATGAGGCTAGGTTGATCAAGAGCATCATAAGCCAATTTCAGTCTATGGGACTCTTTCCAGCTATGCCTCAGCTCGCCTCACCTAAGATCATTCTCTTTTTGACCGAGACTGAATATGAGATGCTCGGGATAAGGTTTGAGGTTAATGAAATCTACGATCTGCTTCTAAAAGATGGGACGATAACTCTAAAGAGGAGTCTAGAAGGTGTTTAGATGAAGGTCAGTATCCTCGGCGGAGGCACGATAGGTGAAGCCTTAGCGAAAGG includes:
- the hisS gene encoding histidine--tRNA ligase, encoding MRFSLPRGFRDIPPEDYALMEEIRGTFIETCRLFGFNLMEPSPLESLETLEAKSGPSIREEIFAFRDKSGREVGLRFDLTVGLTRWVVSNRSLQLPVKIGSFAGLWRYDEPQYGRYRWFYQWDAEVFGPTGVDADAEVIDFTYTLFTKLGLGDVSVHIGDRRVVSEYIKKMIGVEDEPIVAEMLRALDKIKKKSKQEILEEYASKIDSSNLSKLLEFGEISGVAEDVLSRIGEYGLASASTLAELIDLLKQREVKNVVVDLSIVRGLDYYSGVVFEVFTQSDLALGALAGGGRYDILTAIFGRPDIGATGVAGGVDRTIIALKKRAPKSMSAQSIYVAYVSKEVSGAAQKIAATLRREGLAAEVDLGDRSLKKQLEAAAKRNTPYVIIVGPKELAANKVVLRDMREGREEVKPIAEAINYLKQALKT
- a CDS encoding arcadin 1, with protein sequence MAEYTKVRVNRISSITDPETGQPGKQIELVEVRPRAQFGIYGKEDEARLIKSIISQFQSMGLFPAMPQLASPKIILFLTETEYEMLGIRFEVNEIYDLLLKDGTITLKRSLEGV
- a CDS encoding peroxiredoxin — encoded protein: MCLKVKSVAPDFVADAYERGADKPKKIRLSDFKGKWVVLFFYPRDFTFVCPTEIERFAELEPEFRKEDAVVIGASTDSFYSHKAWYETDERIKKANFPIIADTTLAISRAYGVINEEDGSAFRATFIIDPNGVVRHVTVNDMDVGRSVDETLRTLRALKTGELCPAEWRPGMKTLGRV
- a CDS encoding replication factor C small subunit, yielding MWVEKYRPMRLEEIVDQQHVVSGLKELLKNPAEMPHLLFAGPPGTGKTTAALCVARAVLKDYWRDYTLELNASDERGIQTVRERIKTFASYSVGAADVPYRIIILDEADEMTNDAQTALRRIMEESSRICRFILICNYSSGIIEPIQSRTAVFRFQRLEEKDVVNHLAYICRSEGVKKVQPEALSLIYKVSEGDLRHAINILQTAAAMGEVSVENVKRVAGISSKAMVGEAVRLALSGEFNAAREKMLELTKVYGMSEQDFLKYAFEEISALNPPNLDRIAESIAKYDYRLVVGANPDIQLTALLAELVQLGKEISQPSKRGK